In the Triticum aestivum cultivar Chinese Spring chromosome 2B, IWGSC CS RefSeq v2.1, whole genome shotgun sequence genome, aagtgaacggggttgatggagtcgtactcgtcgtgattcaaatcaccgatgatcaagtgccgaacgcacggcacctccgcgttcaacacacgtacagcccggtgacgtctcccacgccttgatccagcaaggagagagggagaggttgaggaagactccgtccaacagcagcacaacggcgtggtggtggtggaggagcgtggcaatcctgcagggcttcgccaagcaccgcgagagaggaggagcacttgggagagggaaggctgcgccaggggcaagggtgaagctcccatgcgcctccccactatatataggggtggaggggctggtttcttgccctccaattccattggggcgttggccaaggtgggaggaaagaaatctcattatttccttccccaccgattgttatcccccctttttagggatcttgatcttatcccttcgggttatgatcttattccttctaaggggggatcttggtgcgccttgaccaggggtgtggggccttgcccccactacccacgtccatgtgggtccccccatgcaggtgggccccacttcggaaccttctagaaccttcccggtacaataccgaaaaatcccgaacattttccggtggccaaaataggacttcccatatataaatctttacctccggaccattccggaactcctcgtgacgtccgggatctcatccgggactccgaacaacattcggtaaccacatacaaacttcctttataaccctagcgtcatcgaaccttaagtgtgtagaccctacgggttcgggagacatgcagacatgaccgagacgttctccggtcaataaccaacagcgggatctggatacccatgatggctcccacatgttccacgatgatctcatcggatgaaccacgatgtcaaggacttaatcaatcccgtattcaattccctttgtctatcggtatgttacttgcccgagattcgatcgtcggtatccaataccttgttcaatatcgttaccggcaagtcactttactcgttccgtaacacatcatcccgtgatcaactccttggtcacgttgcgcatatgatgatgtcctaccgagtgggcccagagatacctctccgtttacacagagtgacaaatcccagtctcgatccgcataaaacaatagatactttcggagatacctgtagtgcacctttatagtcacccagttacgttgtgacgtttgatacacccaaagcactcctacggtatccaggagttacacgctctcatggtcaaaggaagagatacttgacattggcaaagctctagcaaacgaactacacgatctttgtgctaggcttaggattgggtcttgtccatcacatcattctcctaatgatgtgatcccgttatcaacgacatccaatgtccatagccaggaaaccatgactatctgttgatcacaacgagctagtcaactagaggctcactagggacatattgtggtctatgtattcacacgtgtattacgatttccggataatacagttatagcatgaataaaagacaataatcatgaacaaggaaatataataataacacttttattattgcctctagggcatatttccaacagttggagcttggacacagtccggcgttacAACTTGGATACATTCCGACGTTGgagctcagaagcagtccggcgttggtgcttggctgcaaaagatacctcgaatgcaatccggcgttggagctcggacgcaagaggacactgtcgCGGGGGAATAACTttaaacctgaggtgtggcataataataacaaggcattgataaaggccggaaacttaaaggggctcctcggatacccgacatataaactcttcggattacttcgcgatcctcaagatcgaagatgagaagattttttgaaccagttttcaagaccgacgactgaagatgaagaatagttcggaagaatcgaggagcgtccccaacttgaagaccggttcagggggctactgacggtgtcctggactagggggtactcaccacgtcgtctcccgaccagttagattgggccgaggacccccatggccgaatactcatgggccagttcggacagttgacgcatacaaggaagattccacaagacttggtgatcaagacaagtactcctcccccaccgacgtattcagcttggactcttgttatcctaggcctctggtatattatataaaccgaggccaggttagtcgatagaggattatgacattactcatcatacctcttgggtttagaccacaacatatgatctcggggtagaccaactcttgtaacccctatactcattatagtcaatcaagcagcatgtagggtattatctcatcaagagagcccgaagctgggtaaaatcccgtgttcatgttaccattgatcctaagacacacagtttgggaccccctacccgagatccgccggttttgacactgacacaccCCACACCTTGATATGTCAACCTCTGGCTCCTTCCATCGGTCACGCCATTGTCACATCGTCACCGGCTCCAGGTTGCTTCCGGCTTGACCTCGATGGCATCCCCGAGCCTTATTGTCGCTTGCCACGGTGAGCTCTGCCTTAGAGTTGCGCCTCATCTTCTCTCCCCAACCGACTAACACCAAATCTATTCTCAGTTGCCTTACAAATAGCAAAGGCATTAATCTCTGCAACTATGCGCAATTGTAtgagtaaattgcataaaactaCCACATTTTGGTTTCAGAATGCTCACAAACATTATTTAACCACGTGTTTCAGTATGTTCAGTACTAAGATCCACTGCAATTTAGATAGTTTGAGCAAATTGATTTTTCAGACATGGTGGTTTTATGCAGTTTACTCTTCCATATATGCAACTTAATAAGGAGCATAAAAGCTTAGTTATTTCAAATTACGAAGTATACATAGTCGTACCCATGTCTTAATTTATAGCATAACTAGCTACAAACCCAGTCATGCCAAACCTTCACTCTTTACTAGTGCATCGTATAAGTGTTTATACACTCGTATCAAGCTAAATTTGGATCTTAGCAGGTTATTAGTGCGTGTAAACATCTCTGCCGTACGTCTTAGACACAGACACTTGACGGCTGCGGGCGAGTGGAGGGGCTTGTGGTGCGTACGCCATCGGTTCTCCTTTGTTGCCGCCGGCCAGCATCCCGCTGATTGCGCCGCTGACCAGGCCGGCGCCCAGCCCCCACCCGAACTCCATGCTGGGGTTGTGATCTGCCGGCAAGTTGGCTGGTTTCGGAGGCGGGGCCACGGCCACTTGGGCGGCTGGTTTTGGAGCAGGCGGCATGGACACCACCTGGCCGTATGGTGACGGAGACGGCGGCATGGACACATGCCCGCCGGATGGCATTGGAGACGGCGGCACGGACACATATCCGCCGGCTGGCTTTGGCGACGGCGGCACGGTCACATGCGTGCTTGTCTTTGGAGATGGCGGCACCGCATGAACAGGTGGTTTCGGAGAcgacgacggcatggtggcgacaTGTCCGGCGGGTGTTGGAGACGGCGGCACGGTGTAATGACTTGATGGTTTTGGGGACGGCGGCACGGCCACATGTGCAGCTGGTTTAGGAGGAGACGGTGGCGGGGCCTCGTATCCAGAAGGTTTTGGAGACGGTGGCGGGGCCACTTGTGCCGCTGGTTTTGCAGATGGCGGCAAGGACACATGCTGCTCGGTTGGCTTTGGAGACGGCGGCATGGACGCCACACGCCCGACTGGTTTCTGAGACGGCGGCATGGACACGGCACGTTCGACTGGTTTCGATGCCGGCGGCATGGACACCACATTTCCGGCCGGTTTCTGAGACGGCGGCATGGACACCACACGTTCGACTGGTTTCGGTGGAGGCGGCGGCACGGACACCACCTGCCCGGCCGGTTTCTGAGACGGCGGCATGGACACCACACGTTCAACTGGTTTCGGAGCCGGCGGCATGGACACCACATGCCCGGCCGGTTTCTGAGACGGCGGCATGGACACCACACGTTCAACTGGTTTCGGAGCCGGCGGCATGGACACCACATGCCCGGCCGGTTTCTGAGACGGCGGCATGGAAACCACACGGTCGACCGGTTTCGGAGCCGGCGGCATGGACACCACATGCCCGGCCGGTTTCTGAGACGGCGGCATGGAAACCACACGGTCGACCGGTTTCGGAGCCGGCGGCATGGACACCGCAGGCCCGGCCGGTTTCTGAGACGGCGGCATGGACACCACACGTTCGACCGGTTTCTGAGACGGCGGCATGGACACCGCACGTTCCACTGGCTTTGGAGAAGGTGGCATGGACGTCACCTGACCTGATGGTTTCGGAGTAGACGGTGGCATAGACACCACACGCCCGACTGGTTTTGAAGAAGGCGGCATGGACACCACCCGACCGGATGGTTCAGGAGACGGTGGCACGGCGACATGTCCGCCGGCTGGCTTTGGAGACGGCGGCACGGCGACATGTCCTTCTTGCTTTGCAGGCGACGGCGCGGCCCCGTACCCAGAAGGTTTCGGAGACGGCGGCACGGTGACATGTCCTTCTTGCTTTGCCGGCGATGGCGCGCTCCCGTACCCATAAGGATGAGGAGACGGCGGCACGGCGACATGCCCTTCGTGCTTTGCAGGCGATGGCGCGGTCCCGTACCCAGAAGGTTTCGGAGACGGCGGCACGGTGACATGTCCTTCTTGCTTTGCCGGCGATGGCGCGCTCCCGTACCCATAAGGATGAGGAGACGGCGGCACGGCGACATGCCCTTCGTGCTTTGCAGGCGATGGCGCGGTCCCGTACCCAGAAGGTTTCGGAGACGGCGGCACGGCGGCATGCCCTTCTTGCTTTGCAGGTGATGGCGCGGACCCGTACCAGTAAGGTATTGGAGACGGCCAGGCCGTATGCCCGGGTGCTTTCTCAGGCGAAAACGGCACATCCATGTAGCCGGCTGGCTTTGCAGGTGGAGGCGGTGGCACAGCCACGTAGCCGGCAGGTGGTTTTGCCGGCGGTGCCGCGGCCACATACCCGGGCCAGGCAGcctgcggtggaggcggcggcggcggcatcaccTGCTTCGCCGGGTACGCCACGACCGGCCACTCGTCGACGGGTACCTCCAGATGGGGCTCCGGCAGCACGATGGGGCCGAGACGATACGTGAGGTAGAGCAGGCCGCGCACCTCGGTGCGGTGCACCTTGCGGATCTGGTAGGACGCGAACTGCGGCATGCTGTGGGCGCCGTAGTCGGCGCCGTGCCCGACGCCGGTGAGGATCTCGGACAGGGGCACGATGACCTCGCCGACGTCGCGGTCGCCGCCGAAGATGCGCTCGACGCGGAGGAGGATGTGGAGGCAGCCGCCCGTGGCCTCCTCGGCGGTGGGCGGCACGGCGAACTGGAGCGTGGCGTTCCAGGTCGGGTTGCGGCCGCCGTGGGGGTCCGGCGGGGTGCACTGGCGAGTGATCGGGTCGCCGGAGATGGTCGCCACCGCGTACACCTCCATGCGCGTGATGAGGTTCACGCTCTTCAGGTCCTTGGCTGACAGGAGGGTGACCTCCAGCACTCGGTACGCCATGCCGGTGAACTGAAGCAAGCCGGACTTTGCAGTGCTTCGTGCTAGGTGGTAATCGTGGTGGTGGTTTCAAGCTGAGAAGGAGAGGAATGCGCTATACATGTATGTATAGGCGTAGGAGCGCTGCTTGTGGCAAATAAGATTCCAGTTTGCAAGCAAACACAGGGTGTAAATTCAGATGCGAAAATGCTAAACCTACAAAGTGCCTACGTAAGCTTACGAAACATGCCAAACTAAACatcccctgattttcaggggtggGCCCCACCCTCCCCTAAAAACCAATCCTAATCTTCCACGTTGGCTGTTACGTAAACATAAGTAGCTTCCCTACATAAGTCTAGCATTGCCCATTCAGATGGGGGCATCGTCCTCGACACCTGTTTGATTCTCGAGGCACATATATATTCGTGAGCATTGTGCAACAACAAAGctacttttatgaaaataaaacaaAGACATCATACGCCAAATCATGAAATAGACATAACGTACAATTGCCGTGACaaaatttcagatctaagtatGGCTCACAGCTTGAGAAACAAAAGGACAAATCTAACAATGAGGCGTTGTGGAGGTGAGCCCGAGAGTGAAAAAAGAAATCgttaaaaaatgaaataaattcaaaaaattccaaaaaaattgtgTAAAAGATGACTGTGTGCGTGGTTTCCGCGCCAAATTTCAGAGTATTTGGATgtctgagtagctctcagcaaaaaggaAAAATTTAAGGTTTGTGAAAAAATTTACTGTTTGGACTCAGTTTTTTTTGTTGAGAGTTACTCAGATGTGCAAATGTTTTGAGATTTGGCACGCACCTCACACACTCAAATATCTTCCATGAATTGTTTTTTTCAGATTTTTGTAGTATTtctttttgaatttactattcaccagatgcagatgaccctGGCTCAGAATTGGATATTCGTCTAACAAAAAATAACTAAAATCAACAAATATAGAGTGATGCTAGTATTACCTCCACCCTGAATTACTTGCCTTAGATTTAGTGTTAGATACGGACAAAGGGAGTACTATTTAACGTTCTTTTTGTATTTGGTCATATTTGAAGTTTGATATTTTGTGATATATGTAGAAGCATGCTCAATAACTATATTTTTCTACGAAAAGAGTTGTAAAGGTTGACCTATActtccgtatctagacaaatctaaaacaagAATTTGGGGACGGTActtccgtatctagacaaatctaagacaagaattttgggacggtacttccgtatctagacaaatctaagacaagaactttgggacggagggagtacaaataatAGCCGCCTTGTGAATTTTGGACTTACTACACTATTATTGCACCTCATACATATAATAACCTCAACCCATACTACCAGAGTAGTGGTGGGAGATATACTTTGTTTTTGGAAGAATCAGATGCAAAGTTTAAAGTTGTAATAGAGTGTTTAGAGGCTCACTTAGAAGGGACAAAAACGAAGATTAAAGAACATGATTGCAGGCATTTGGGGCTTCTCTTTGTGAGACTGCGAAAACAGAGGCGGTTATGTTATGTCCATTGAAGAAAAATCCCCAGCAACCAGTCTTTGACATGCAATACCAATCAGAGCCGGTGGCACCTCGATGTTGCCCGATCCAAGGCCATTGGATGGAGAAATTCATCTTCACCAGCAGACACACCCTCACCAATCAGTCCCTGATTGGCAAGCACAAGGTTAATCCATGTTTTCCCGGTAGGCGAAGAaagatacactagtagaaaaagaggcttccgtccagcctcattagtcgcgaaactgtaggaaccgcgactaatgaagtcttcagtcgcggttcggcagatgaaccgcgaccaaatgcc is a window encoding:
- the LOC123043768 gene encoding basic proline-rich protein encodes the protein MAYRVLEVTLLSAKDLKSVNLITRMEVYAVATISGDPITRQCTPPDPHGGRNPTWNATLQFAVPPTAEEATGGCLHILLRVERIFGGDRDVGEVIVPLSEILTGVGHGADYGAHSMPQFASYQIRKVHRTEVRGLLYLTYRLGPIVLPEPHLEVPVDEWPVVAYPAKQVMPPPPPPPQAAWPGYVAAAPPAKPPAGYVAVPPPPPAKPAGYMDVPFSPEKAPGHTAWPSPIPYWYGSAPSPAKQEGHAAVPPSPKPSGYGTAPSPAKHEGHVAVPPSPHPYGYGSAPSPAKQEGHVTVPPSPKPSGYGTAPSPAKHEGHVAVPPSPHPYGYGSAPSPAKQEGHVTVPPSPKPSGYGAAPSPAKQEGHVAVPPSPKPAGGHVAVPPSPEPSGRVVSMPPSSKPVGRVVSMPPSTPKPSGQVTSMPPSPKPVERAVSMPPSQKPVERVVSMPPSQKPAGPAVSMPPAPKPVDRVVSMPPSQKPAGHVVSMPPAPKPVDRVVSMPPSQKPAGHVVSMPPAPKPVERVVSMPPSQKPAGHVVSMPPAPKPVERVVSMPPSQKPAGQVVSVPPPPPKPVERVVSMPPSQKPAGNVVSMPPASKPVERAVSMPPSQKPVGRVASMPPSPKPTEQHVSLPPSAKPAAQVAPPPSPKPSGYEAPPPSPPKPAAHVAVPPSPKPSSHYTVPPSPTPAGHVATMPSSSPKPPVHAVPPSPKTSTHVTVPPSPKPAGGYVSVPPSPMPSGGHVSMPPSPSPYGQVVSMPPAPKPAAQVAVAPPPKPANLPADHNPSMEFGWGLGAGLVSGAISGMLAGGNKGEPMAYAPQAPPLARSRQVSVSKTYGRDVYTH